A single window of Modestobacter italicus DNA harbors:
- a CDS encoding isocitrate lyase/PEP mutase family protein, translating into MGDLLGHRRPSPGAALRALLAGPEPLLAPGAYDGLSARLVEQAGFDAVYMTGFGTTASLIGRPDVGLLTGSEMVDNARRIVSAVDVPVIADADTGYGNAINVLRTVQLFEQAGVAGLQLEDQVAPKKCGHMSGKAVISTAEMVGKLEAAVAARRDPDLVVIARTDAVAVSGIEDAVARGRAYAEAGADVLFVEAPTSEDDIARVAGELAGVAPLVFNWAEGGRTPPLPLSRIAELGFSLVIYPIGTLLAATAGMRALLATLKADGVPPLAGLPAFDEFTDLVGLPEVQQLEQRFRG; encoded by the coding sequence GTGGGAGACCTGCTGGGACACCGCCGTCCGTCGCCGGGGGCTGCGCTGCGCGCCCTGCTGGCCGGGCCGGAACCGCTGCTCGCGCCGGGGGCCTACGACGGCCTCTCCGCCCGGCTGGTCGAGCAGGCCGGCTTCGACGCCGTCTACATGACCGGCTTCGGGACGACGGCCTCGCTCATCGGCCGCCCCGACGTGGGGCTGCTGACCGGGTCGGAGATGGTCGACAACGCCCGGCGGATCGTCTCCGCCGTCGACGTCCCGGTGATCGCCGACGCCGACACCGGCTACGGCAACGCGATCAACGTGCTGCGCACCGTGCAGCTGTTCGAGCAGGCCGGCGTGGCCGGGCTCCAGCTCGAGGACCAGGTGGCGCCGAAGAAGTGCGGGCACATGAGCGGCAAGGCGGTGATCAGCACCGCCGAGATGGTGGGCAAGCTGGAGGCCGCCGTCGCCGCCCGGCGTGACCCGGACCTGGTGGTCATCGCCCGCACCGACGCCGTCGCGGTGTCCGGGATCGAGGACGCCGTCGCCCGCGGCCGCGCCTACGCCGAGGCCGGGGCGGACGTGCTGTTCGTCGAGGCGCCGACGTCGGAGGACGACATCGCGCGGGTCGCCGGCGAGCTGGCCGGGGTCGCCCCGCTGGTGTTCAACTGGGCCGAGGGCGGGCGCACCCCGCCGCTGCCGCTGAGCCGGATCGCCGAGCTCGGCTTCTCGCTGGTGATCTACCCGATCGGCACGCTGCTGGCGGCCACCGCCGGGATGCGCGCGCTGCTGGCCACGCTGAAGGCCGACGGCGTCCCGCCGCTGGCCGGGCTGCCCGCCTTCGACGAGTTCACCGACCTGGTCGGGCTGCCCGAGGTGCAGCAGCTGGAGCAGCGCTTCCGCGGCTGA
- a CDS encoding hydantoinase B/oxoprolinase family protein: MARIIETATGSVERAEVDPVTLDLIENGLRNARHEMDEVLFRTALSPGIREQHDEVPLIADPDGKMVVGQFGLSIPDFLDGFDGTIEEGDVLLTSDPYACGAAISHANDWLVVVPVFHEGRVVGWSAMFGHMSDVGGKTPSSMPTDARTIYEEGVVIPPFKLYAKGVPNEDALRIILNQVRMPDWNRADLNGLVAACRTASRRVVEMCERFGTATYLSALDSLLQRNFDAMKVLLAMVFEEGRTLSFTDYICDDGVGNGPYELKLSLTRTGEKVHLDFTGSSPQAAGPINYYINENLTRMFFGIYMITVADPQILWNDGFYPLVDVTIPDGSYWKPAHPASLNGRNHGIGRVFDLFGGLLGQTNPALLNAAGFSSSPHFMYSGHYSGGERKGEWFQLYSIGFGGIPGRPLGDGPDGHSLWPSFTNIPCEYLESYYPLRIEKWETIADTGGPGLHRGGNGVDVAYVFEEPGTIAIHDDRWLTYPWGVNGGHPGTRGTKWIDHPDGTRRVLPSKCHDVPVAPGDVLHFVTWGGGGWGDPLERDPALVALEVDRGLVTAEGARRYGVVLSGDGDRPTVDAAATATLRDRMRADRPAELPVFDMGPPIEELLARCEEETGLPAPKRPVWT, from the coding sequence ATGGCACGGATCATCGAGACCGCGACCGGCAGCGTCGAGCGGGCCGAGGTCGACCCGGTGACCCTCGACCTCATCGAGAACGGGCTGCGCAACGCCCGGCACGAGATGGACGAGGTGCTGTTCCGCACCGCGCTGAGCCCGGGCATCCGCGAGCAGCACGACGAGGTCCCGCTCATCGCCGACCCCGACGGCAAGATGGTCGTGGGCCAGTTCGGGCTGTCCATCCCCGACTTCCTCGACGGCTTCGACGGCACGATCGAGGAGGGCGACGTGCTGCTGACCAGCGACCCGTACGCCTGCGGTGCCGCGATCAGCCACGCCAACGACTGGCTGGTCGTCGTCCCGGTCTTCCACGAGGGGCGGGTCGTGGGCTGGTCGGCGATGTTCGGGCACATGTCCGACGTCGGGGGCAAGACGCCGTCGTCGATGCCGACCGACGCCCGCACCATCTACGAGGAGGGCGTGGTCATCCCGCCCTTCAAGCTCTACGCCAAGGGCGTGCCCAACGAGGACGCGCTGCGGATCATCCTCAACCAGGTCCGGATGCCGGACTGGAACCGCGCCGACCTCAACGGCCTGGTGGCCGCCTGCCGCACCGCGTCCCGGCGGGTGGTGGAGATGTGCGAGCGGTTCGGGACGGCGACCTACCTCTCGGCGCTGGACTCCCTGCTGCAGCGCAACTTCGACGCCATGAAGGTGCTGCTGGCCATGGTGTTCGAGGAGGGCCGCACGCTCAGCTTCACCGACTACATCTGCGACGACGGCGTGGGCAACGGGCCCTACGAGCTGAAGCTGTCGCTGACCCGCACCGGGGAGAAGGTGCACCTGGACTTCACCGGCTCCTCGCCCCAGGCGGCCGGGCCGATCAACTACTACATCAACGAGAACCTGACCCGGATGTTCTTCGGGATCTACATGATCACCGTGGCCGACCCGCAGATCCTTTGGAACGACGGGTTCTACCCGCTGGTCGACGTCACCATCCCGGACGGCTCGTACTGGAAGCCGGCGCACCCGGCCTCGCTCAACGGCCGCAACCACGGCATCGGCCGGGTCTTCGACCTGTTCGGCGGGCTGCTCGGGCAGACCAACCCGGCGCTGCTCAACGCCGCGGGCTTCTCCTCCTCGCCGCACTTCATGTACTCCGGCCACTACTCCGGCGGGGAGCGGAAGGGCGAGTGGTTCCAGCTGTACTCGATCGGCTTCGGCGGGATCCCGGGCCGGCCGCTGGGCGACGGGCCGGACGGGCACTCGCTGTGGCCGAGCTTCACCAACATCCCGTGCGAGTACCTGGAGTCCTACTACCCGCTGCGGATCGAGAAGTGGGAGACGATCGCCGACACCGGCGGCCCCGGCCTGCACCGCGGCGGCAACGGCGTCGACGTCGCCTACGTCTTCGAGGAGCCGGGCACGATCGCCATCCACGACGACCGCTGGCTCACCTACCCGTGGGGCGTCAACGGCGGGCACCCCGGCACCCGGGGCACCAAGTGGATCGACCACCCCGACGGCACCCGCCGGGTGCTGCCCAGCAAGTGCCACGACGTGCCGGTCGCGCCCGGCGACGTGCTGCACTTCGTCACCTGGGGCGGCGGCGGCTGGGGCGACCCGCTGGAGCGCGACCCGGCGCTGGTCGCGCTCGAGGTCGACCGCGGTCTGGTCACCGCCGAGGGGGCGCGGCGCTACGGCGTGGTGCTGAGCGGCGACGGCGACCGGCCCACCGTGGACGCCGCGGCGACGGCGACCCTGCGCGACCGGATGCGGGCCGACCGGCCGGCCGAGCTGCCGGTGTTCGACATGGGGCCGCCGATCGAGGAGCTGCTGGCCCGCTGCGAGGAGGAGACCGGGTTGCCGGCGCCCAAGCGCCCGGTCTGGACCTGA
- the fmdA gene encoding formamidase: MPELVFPLDSSKRFTEQDIVGHNRWHPDIPAAVTVRPGDVFRVHCREWFDGAIHNDDSADDVRDAPLSTVHVLSGPIAVEGAEPGDLLLVDIVDVGPIPQEDSGPLAGQGWGYTGIFPKQNGGGFLTDQFPDAYKAIWDFRGQTATSRHVPGVSYTGIVHPGLMGTAPSADLLARWNRREGALIATDPDRVPPLALPPLPQDAVLGSLSGAEFDRVAAEAARTAPPRENGGNQDIKNFSRGTRVFYPVFVPGANLSMGDLHFSQGDGEITFCGAIEMGGFLDLHVDLIKGGMETYGVAENAVFVPGNVEPRYERWLAFSGTSVTLDGEQRYLDSDLAYQRACLHAIDYLSRFGWSREQAYLLLGSAPIEGRLSGVVDIPNSCATVYIPTGIFDVDVIPSAAGPTRIDPGQGAPHSSF, translated from the coding sequence ATGCCCGAGCTCGTCTTCCCGCTCGACTCCAGCAAGCGGTTCACCGAGCAGGACATCGTGGGGCACAACCGCTGGCACCCCGACATCCCCGCGGCGGTGACCGTCCGGCCAGGCGACGTCTTCCGGGTGCACTGCCGGGAGTGGTTCGACGGCGCGATCCACAACGACGACTCGGCCGACGACGTCCGGGACGCACCGCTGTCCACCGTGCACGTGCTCAGCGGCCCGATCGCCGTCGAGGGCGCCGAGCCCGGCGACCTGCTGCTGGTCGACATCGTCGACGTCGGGCCGATCCCGCAGGAGGACTCCGGGCCGCTCGCCGGCCAGGGCTGGGGCTACACCGGCATCTTCCCGAAGCAGAACGGCGGCGGCTTCCTGACCGACCAGTTCCCCGACGCCTACAAGGCGATCTGGGACTTCCGCGGTCAGACGGCGACCTCGCGGCACGTCCCCGGCGTCTCCTACACCGGGATCGTGCACCCCGGGCTGATGGGGACCGCGCCCTCGGCGGACCTGCTCGCCCGGTGGAACCGGCGCGAGGGCGCGCTGATCGCCACCGACCCGGACCGGGTGCCGCCGCTGGCGCTGCCGCCGCTGCCGCAGGACGCCGTCCTCGGCTCGCTGTCCGGCGCGGAGTTCGACCGGGTGGCGGCCGAGGCGGCCCGCACCGCGCCGCCCCGGGAGAACGGCGGCAACCAGGACATCAAGAACTTCAGCCGCGGGACCCGCGTCTTCTACCCGGTGTTCGTGCCCGGGGCGAACCTGTCGATGGGCGATCTGCACTTCTCCCAGGGCGACGGCGAGATCACCTTCTGCGGCGCCATCGAGATGGGCGGCTTCCTCGACCTGCACGTCGACCTGATCAAGGGCGGGATGGAGACCTACGGGGTGGCGGAGAACGCCGTCTTCGTGCCCGGCAACGTCGAACCGCGGTACGAGCGGTGGCTTGCCTTCTCCGGCACGTCGGTGACGCTGGACGGCGAGCAGCGGTACCTGGACTCCGACCTGGCCTACCAGCGGGCCTGCCTGCACGCGATCGACTACTTGAGCAGGTTCGGCTGGAGCCGGGAGCAGGCGTACCTGCTGCTCGGGTCGGCGCCGATCGAGGGCCGGCTGTCCGGGGTCGTCGACATCCCCAACTCGTGCGCGACCGTCTACATCCCGACCGGGATCTTCGACGTCGACGTCATCCCGTCCGCGGCCGGACCGACCCGGATCGACCCGGGCCAGGGCGCGCCGCACTCCTCGTTCTGA
- a CDS encoding metallophosphoesterase family protein — MARTPDGAEQLALPFPQTRAARARRVASRAGGLLSRVLQVALRWLFRLALPLLCAAALLQAFPYHATVQGVPFEVQGTLFTRPGLSADTTLGSWEFPQVSGVPFGVHISPEDVDVLELTRLAGGDLPGFVERLQADVTAQLPRIATWLVGELLLGLAIGLAVAAALGMAVRYLRGRPREPHELRRRALGAGAAVLVTLAVAGYGVLTYNPDWVRDSRLTGTLAAAQLFPDQLSQYYSQQSKALDVLGSVVGIQAALQAQIDDRTPETALQLMVISDMHLAANYPLVAQYAANYDVDLVLNLGDESEFGTREELTPAYLDGIRAVTATTPMLWIAGNHDSPATVEIMRSVPGVTVLGTKTATDDGYEVTAGVVRAYGLRIAGLSDPRVYGASGAYGSDDTSVTDPLEADAVAAAVGDGEEAADGTTTSAAPADGEATAAVEPVDVFALHEPVAAEAVRDELPGVVRQTVSGHVHAQNDSDDVQDGDGAIDLVEGSTGAGGLDNIVRGTERPPTEFSIESVGADCQFTRVVRFSIAPSADPAVATGGTATGSTPQAFGDDVTASTIYFRPQSVADDRSCSTQLGISAEEPWPGSD, encoded by the coding sequence ATGGCACGCACCCCCGACGGCGCCGAGCAGCTGGCGCTGCCGTTCCCGCAGACCCGCGCCGCCCGCGCCCGCCGGGTGGCCTCCCGCGCCGGCGGCCTGCTCAGCCGGGTGCTGCAGGTCGCGTTGCGCTGGCTGTTCCGGCTGGCCCTGCCGCTGCTCTGCGCGGCCGCGCTGCTGCAGGCCTTCCCGTACCACGCGACCGTGCAGGGCGTGCCCTTCGAGGTGCAGGGCACGCTGTTCACCCGGCCCGGGCTCTCCGCCGACACCACCCTCGGCAGCTGGGAGTTCCCGCAGGTCAGCGGGGTGCCGTTCGGCGTGCACATCAGCCCCGAGGACGTCGACGTCCTGGAGCTCACCCGGCTGGCGGGCGGTGACCTGCCCGGCTTCGTCGAGCGGTTGCAGGCCGACGTCACCGCCCAGCTGCCCCGGATCGCCACCTGGCTGGTGGGTGAGCTGCTGCTCGGGCTGGCCATCGGGCTGGCGGTGGCCGCGGCGCTGGGCATGGCGGTCCGCTACCTGCGCGGCCGGCCGCGGGAGCCGCACGAGCTGCGCCGCCGGGCGCTCGGGGCCGGGGCGGCGGTGCTGGTCACCCTCGCCGTCGCCGGCTACGGGGTGCTGACCTACAACCCGGACTGGGTGCGGGACTCCCGGCTCACCGGCACCCTGGCCGCCGCGCAGCTGTTCCCCGACCAGCTGTCGCAGTACTACTCGCAGCAGTCCAAGGCGCTGGACGTGCTGGGCTCGGTGGTCGGCATCCAGGCCGCGCTGCAGGCCCAGATCGACGACCGGACGCCGGAGACCGCCCTGCAGCTCATGGTCATCTCCGACATGCACCTGGCCGCCAACTACCCGCTGGTCGCGCAGTACGCCGCGAACTACGACGTCGACCTGGTGCTCAACCTCGGCGACGAGAGCGAGTTCGGCACCCGCGAGGAGCTCACCCCGGCCTACCTCGACGGCATCCGGGCGGTCACCGCGACCACGCCGATGCTGTGGATCGCCGGCAACCACGACTCCCCGGCGACCGTGGAGATCATGCGGAGCGTCCCCGGCGTCACCGTGCTCGGCACCAAGACCGCCACCGACGACGGCTACGAGGTCACCGCGGGGGTGGTGCGCGCCTACGGGCTGCGGATCGCCGGGCTCAGCGACCCCCGGGTGTACGGCGCGTCCGGCGCGTACGGCTCCGACGACACCTCGGTCACCGACCCGCTGGAGGCCGACGCGGTCGCCGCCGCGGTCGGCGACGGGGAGGAGGCAGCCGACGGGACGACGACCTCCGCGGCGCCGGCCGACGGCGAGGCCACTGCGGCGGTCGAGCCGGTCGACGTCTTCGCCCTGCACGAGCCGGTCGCCGCCGAGGCGGTGCGCGACGAGCTGCCCGGGGTGGTCCGGCAGACGGTGTCCGGGCACGTGCACGCGCAGAACGACAGCGACGACGTGCAGGACGGCGACGGCGCGATCGACCTGGTCGAGGGGTCCACCGGCGCCGGCGGGCTGGACAACATCGTGCGCGGCACGGAGCGCCCGCCGACCGAGTTCAGCATCGAGTCGGTGGGGGCGGACTGCCAGTTCACCCGGGTCGTCCGCTTCTCGATCGCCCCCTCGGCCGACCCCGCGGTGGCCACCGGGGGCACCGCCACCGGGTCGACCCCGCAGGCCTTCGGCGACGACGTCACCGCCTCGACCATCTACTTCCGCCCGCAGTCGGTGGCCGACGACCGCAGCTGCAGCACCCAGCTCGGCATCTCCGCCGAGGAGCCCTGGCCCGGCTCGGACTGA
- a CDS encoding hydantoinase/oxoprolinase family protein, whose protein sequence is MVSVQQGFDPRDFALVAFGGAGPLHANALGRLTGAWPVIVPPGPGLLCALGDATTNRRDESARTVLRRFADLTGGDLAGVLQELAEDAGQRLAAQGVPRGEQTTGYQVDVRYHGQGFEIPVDVDPAWLADADAALTRLGEAFDAEHDRLFSFLLGVDHELVNARATVTGRHDVAPVALPAGDGDPAAARVADHTVYVGGEHVPAVVYDRARLRAGDVVRGPAIVTEMDSTTLVLPGHVATVHVAGSLLITPTEG, encoded by the coding sequence CTGGTCTCGGTGCAGCAGGGCTTCGACCCCCGCGACTTCGCGCTGGTCGCCTTCGGCGGCGCCGGCCCGCTGCACGCGAACGCGCTGGGCCGGCTCACCGGCGCCTGGCCGGTGATCGTGCCGCCCGGGCCGGGGCTGCTGTGCGCGCTCGGCGACGCCACCACCAACCGCCGCGACGAGTCGGCGCGCACCGTGCTGCGCCGGTTCGCCGACCTCACCGGGGGCGACCTCGCCGGCGTGCTGCAGGAGCTGGCCGAGGACGCCGGGCAGCGGCTCGCCGCCCAGGGCGTGCCGCGCGGGGAGCAGACCACCGGCTACCAGGTCGACGTCCGGTACCACGGGCAGGGCTTCGAGATCCCGGTCGACGTCGACCCCGCCTGGCTCGCCGACGCCGACGCCGCGCTGACCCGGCTGGGGGAGGCGTTCGACGCCGAGCACGACCGGCTCTTCTCCTTCCTGCTGGGCGTCGACCACGAGCTGGTCAACGCCCGGGCGACGGTCACCGGGCGGCACGACGTCGCGCCGGTCGCGCTGCCGGCCGGCGACGGGGACCCGGCCGCGGCGAGGGTCGCCGACCACACCGTCTACGTCGGCGGCGAGCACGTGCCGGCGGTGGTCTACGACCGCGCCCGGCTGCGCGCCGGCGACGTCGTCCGCGGTCCGGCGATCGTCACCGAGATGGACTCCACCACGCTGGTGCTGCCCGGGCACGTGGCCACCGTGCACGTCGCCGGCAGCTTGCTGATCACCCCGACGGAGGGCTGA
- a CDS encoding DUF3048 domain-containing protein: MLWPLTGLESGAVPARPALAVKIENSLDARPQTGLNAADMVWEEVVEGGITRYVAVYHSVLPPEVGPVRSVRPMDPAIAAPLHGLFGFSGGQPAYVGAVADAGLQVLSFDNGDSGFYRIGSRSAPHNVYADPTALVAQADPQHLAAPGPQFETAATAAEATPLTAGTPAGALALTLSPSSHPNWTWSPPDGRWVRDENGTPAVEADGTPMRATNVVVLRVDVVVTDGRDPAGNPVPETVLQGRGEALLATGGRTMPVTWVKNGVADRLVLLGPDGNPVRLAPGSTWVELVPNGSGAVTVR, encoded by the coding sequence GTGCTCTGGCCGCTCACCGGCCTGGAGAGCGGCGCCGTCCCGGCCCGCCCGGCGCTCGCGGTGAAGATCGAGAACTCGCTCGACGCGCGCCCGCAGACCGGGCTCAACGCCGCCGACATGGTGTGGGAGGAGGTCGTCGAGGGCGGCATCACCCGCTACGTCGCCGTCTACCACTCGGTGCTGCCGCCCGAGGTCGGGCCGGTCCGCTCGGTCCGGCCGATGGACCCGGCGATCGCCGCCCCGCTGCACGGCCTCTTCGGCTTCTCCGGCGGGCAGCCGGCCTACGTCGGCGCCGTCGCCGACGCCGGCCTGCAGGTGCTCAGCTTCGACAACGGCGACTCCGGCTTCTACCGGATCGGCAGCCGGTCGGCGCCGCACAACGTCTACGCCGACCCGACGGCCCTGGTCGCCCAGGCCGACCCGCAGCACCTGGCTGCGCCCGGCCCGCAGTTCGAGACGGCGGCCACCGCGGCCGAGGCGACCCCGCTGACCGCCGGCACGCCCGCCGGCGCCCTGGCGCTCACCCTGTCGCCGTCCAGCCACCCGAACTGGACCTGGAGCCCGCCGGACGGCAGGTGGGTCCGCGACGAGAACGGCACCCCGGCCGTCGAGGCCGACGGCACGCCGATGCGCGCCACGAACGTCGTCGTCCTCCGGGTCGACGTGGTGGTCACCGACGGCCGCGACCCGGCCGGCAACCCGGTGCCGGAGACGGTGCTGCAGGGCCGGGGCGAGGCGCTGCTCGCCACCGGCGGCCGCACCATGCCGGTCACCTGGGTCAAGAACGGCGTCGCCGACCGGCTGGTGCTGCTCGGCCCCGACGGCAACCCGGTGCGGCTCGCCCCGGGCAGCACCTGGGTCGAGCTGGTGCCGAACGGGAGCGGCGCCGTCACCGTGCGGTGA
- a CDS encoding zinc ribbon domain-containing protein — translation MAVYVYRCAEHGVLDVVAPIGTAPATASCPRCAGTATRVFTAPRLSLGSAPARALLDRTERSADSPDVVTRPPSPGRAPAAPRNPALARLPRP, via the coding sequence ATGGCGGTGTACGTCTACCGGTGCGCCGAGCACGGCGTGCTCGACGTGGTCGCGCCGATCGGCACCGCACCGGCGACGGCGTCCTGCCCGCGCTGCGCCGGCACCGCGACCCGGGTGTTCACCGCCCCGCGGCTGTCCCTCGGCTCGGCCCCGGCCCGCGCGCTGCTGGACCGCACCGAGCGCAGCGCGGACTCCCCCGACGTCGTGACCCGGCCGCCGTCGCCGGGCCGCGCGCCGGCCGCGCCGCGCAACCCCGCGCTGGCACGACTCCCCCGCCCCTGA
- a CDS encoding GntR family transcriptional regulator produces MTRSLTSAERALDTLREDILRGALPAGARLGEVELAERLGVSRTPVREALSRLAAEGLVELVPNRGARVASWTVDELEGVFALRSLLEPQLTALAVPHATAADLDALDDLAARMVDLGDRDPDALVPLNRAFHGRLVELAAAPALATALAGAVHSPLVARNFHAYDAASLQRSLAHHTEIVAALRAGDPEWARAVMTAHIHNARAVMVRAAARPR; encoded by the coding sequence GTGACACGGTCGCTGACGTCCGCCGAACGGGCGCTGGACACGCTGCGCGAGGACATCCTGCGCGGCGCGCTCCCGGCCGGGGCGCGGCTCGGTGAGGTGGAGCTCGCCGAGCGGCTGGGGGTCAGCCGGACGCCGGTCCGCGAGGCCCTGAGCCGGCTCGCCGCCGAGGGCCTGGTCGAGCTCGTCCCCAACCGCGGCGCCCGGGTGGCCAGCTGGACCGTCGACGAGCTGGAGGGGGTCTTCGCGCTGCGCTCGCTGCTGGAGCCGCAGCTGACCGCCCTCGCCGTCCCGCACGCCACCGCGGCCGACCTCGACGCCCTCGACGACCTGGCCGCGCGGATGGTCGACCTCGGCGACCGGGACCCCGACGCGCTGGTGCCGCTCAACCGCGCCTTCCACGGCCGGCTGGTCGAGCTGGCCGCCGCCCCGGCGCTGGCCACCGCGCTGGCCGGGGCCGTGCACTCGCCGCTGGTCGCCCGGAACTTCCACGCCTACGACGCGGCCTCCCTGCAGCGCAGCCTGGCCCACCACACCGAGATCGTCGCCGCGCTGCGGGCCGGCGACCCGGAGTGGGCCCGGGCGGTGATGACCGCGCACATCCACAACGCGCGGGCCGTCATGGTCCGCGCCGCCGCCCGGCCCCGCTGA
- a CDS encoding hydantoinase/oxoprolinase family protein, translated as MSYRLGVDVGGTFTDVLLVEEGSGRTWRAKTASTPADQSVGVLTGIGKACAEAGIELSEVASVLHGTTVATNAILEGKGATVGLVTTRGFRQVLQIARSFVPGGLAGWIIWPKPEPLAALENTVEVDERIASDGSVVRELDEDDVRAQLTRLQGRGVQALAVSLINSFADPAHERRIGELAAELLPGVPVSLSSDVLPELREYERTLTTVANGYVQPQVKRYVTTLAEQLRAGGVAGELAILRSDGGLQSADAAIGAPVTMLLSGPAGGVTGAVWVAEQAGHRDLITFDMGGTSTDVGLVQDLHPRIGRVTQVGDLSVRASSVDVCTVGAGGGSIAHVPELTRALRVGPQSAGADPGPAAYGKGGVEPTVTDANVVLGYLPTTLAGGEITLDVEASRAAVSKVAEAMGLESVEAPPPGSSTSSTRTCSAGSGWSRCSRASTPATSRWSPSAAPARCTRTRWAGSPAPGR; from the coding sequence ATGAGCTACCGGCTCGGAGTCGACGTCGGCGGCACCTTCACCGACGTCCTGCTGGTCGAGGAGGGCAGCGGCCGCACCTGGCGGGCCAAGACCGCCTCCACCCCGGCCGACCAGTCGGTCGGCGTGCTGACCGGCATCGGCAAGGCGTGCGCGGAGGCGGGCATCGAGCTGTCCGAGGTCGCCTCGGTGCTGCACGGCACCACCGTGGCCACCAACGCGATCCTCGAGGGCAAGGGCGCCACCGTCGGCCTGGTCACCACCCGGGGCTTCCGGCAGGTGCTGCAGATCGCCCGCTCCTTCGTGCCCGGCGGGCTGGCCGGCTGGATCATCTGGCCCAAGCCCGAGCCGCTCGCCGCGCTGGAGAACACCGTGGAGGTCGACGAGCGGATCGCCAGCGACGGCTCCGTCGTCCGCGAGCTCGACGAGGACGACGTCCGGGCGCAGCTGACCCGGCTGCAGGGCCGCGGCGTGCAGGCGCTCGCGGTCAGCCTGATCAACTCCTTCGCCGACCCCGCGCACGAGCGGCGGATCGGCGAGCTCGCCGCCGAGCTGCTGCCCGGCGTGCCGGTGTCGCTGTCGTCGGACGTGCTGCCCGAGCTGCGCGAGTACGAGCGCACGCTGACCACGGTCGCCAACGGCTACGTGCAGCCGCAGGTGAAGCGGTACGTGACCACGCTGGCCGAGCAGCTGCGCGCCGGCGGGGTGGCCGGCGAGCTGGCCATCCTGCGCAGCGACGGCGGCCTGCAGTCCGCCGACGCGGCGATCGGCGCCCCGGTCACCATGCTGCTGTCCGGCCCGGCCGGCGGGGTGACCGGCGCGGTCTGGGTCGCCGAGCAGGCCGGCCACCGCGACCTGATCACCTTCGACATGGGCGGCACCTCCACCGACGTCGGCCTGGTGCAGGACCTGCACCCGCGGATCGGCCGGGTGACCCAGGTCGGTGACCTGTCGGTGCGCGCCTCCAGCGTCGACGTGTGCACGGTGGGCGCCGGCGGCGGGTCGATCGCGCACGTGCCGGAGCTGACCCGGGCGCTGCGGGTCGGGCCGCAGTCCGCCGGCGCCGACCCGGGCCCGGCCGCCTACGGCAAGGGCGGGGTCGAGCCCACCGTCACCGACGCGAACGTCGTCCTTGGGTACCTGCCGACCACCCTGGCCGGCGGCGAGATCACCCTGGACGTCGAGGCCTCCCGGGCGGCGGTCTCCAAGGTCGCCGAGGCGATGGGGCTGGAGTCGGTGGAGGCGCCGCCGCCGGGATCATCGACATCGTCAACGAGAACATGCTCGGCGGGCTCCGGCTGGTCTCGGTGCAGCAGGGCTTCGACCCCCGCGACTTCGCGCTGGTCGCCTTCGGCGGCGCCGGCCCGCTGCACGCGAACGCGCTGGGCCGGCTCACCGGCGCCTGGCCGGTGA